One genomic window of Coregonus clupeaformis isolate EN_2021a chromosome 12, ASM2061545v1, whole genome shotgun sequence includes the following:
- the LOC121578300 gene encoding cytochrome c1, heme protein, mitochondrial encodes MAALRMVVLSGTGKALLCTPKTIKAPRANMSFASLPRSKKVALTTFGVLTTSGAGLALMLQQSVKASDLELHPPNYPWTHNGMLSALDHGSIRRGYQVYKQVCSACHSMEYLAFRNLVGVSHTEAEVKVLAEEIEVVDGPDESGEMFTRPGKLSDYFPKPYPNPEAARAANGGALPPDLSYIVNARHGGEDYVFSLLTGYCEPPAGVEVREGLYYNPYFPGQAIGMAPPIYNEILEFEDGTPATMSQVAKDVCTFLRWAAEPEHDQRKRMGLKLLMGSAILVPLVYYMKRHRWSVLKSRKIAYRPPK; translated from the exons ATGGCGGCGCTACGAATGGTCGTGCTATCGGGGACTGGAAAAGCCCTCCTATGCACGCCAAAAACGATCAAGGCACCTCGG GCCAACATGTCATTTGCCAGTCTACCCAGGTCGAAGAAGGTGGCCCTGACAACGTTTGGTGTGTTGACGACCAGTGGGGCCGGACTGGCTCTGATGCTACAGCAGTCTGTTAAGGCCTCAGACCTGGAGCTTCACCCCCCCAACTACCCCTGGACCCACAATGGCATGTTGTCAGCCCTTGACCACGGCAG CATCCGTCGTGGATATCAGGTGTACAAGCAAGTGTGTTCAGCGTGTCACAGCATGGAGTATCTGGCCTTCCGTAACTTGGTTGGAGTGTCGCACACAGAGGCCGAAGTGAAGGTTTTGGCTGAGGAG ATTGAGGTGGTGGATGGCCCTGATGAGTCGGGAGAGATGTTCACCCGTCCAGGAAAGCTCTCCGACTACTTCCCCAAGCCATACCCCAACCCAGAGGCTGCCCGTGCGGCCAACGGCGGAGCCTTGCCCCCAGATCTCAGCTACATCGTCAATGCCAG ACACGGAGGTGAAGACTATGTGTTCTCCCTACTGACGGGTTACTGTGAGCCCCCTGCTGGAGTGGAGGTGAGGGAGGGCCTCTACTACAACCCTTACTTCCCTGGCCAGGCCATCGGCATGGCTCCCCCGATCTACAATGAGATCCTGGAATTCGAGGACG GAACCCCAGCCACCATGAGCCAGGTGGCCAAGGACGTGTGCACCTTCCTACGGTGGGCAGCCGAGCCTGAGCACGACCAGCGCAAACGCATGGGCCTGAAG CTGCTCATGGGTTCTGCCATCTTGGTCCCCCTGGTCTATTACATGAAGAGGCACAGGTGGTCTGTGCTGAAGAGCAGGAAGATCGCTTACAGGCCCCCCAAGTAA